A region of Toxorhynchites rutilus septentrionalis strain SRP chromosome 1, ASM2978413v1, whole genome shotgun sequence DNA encodes the following proteins:
- the LOC129763356 gene encoding uncharacterized protein LOC129763356, with protein sequence MLFFPSKQRFNRQKHEIESYVVRIYRHNLIKDGGIIKRKLHEKLFEEIKLRRNTRVKMDELGWVLMNHDLITRNEPIQQHANGNRPNHFKFNMERLRNLLEQHEQNNHAELTSKNQNKFLRMLDAILQNDKVLKEIKEMVVANRLLSEIRYVTAVERMLKHNLDPSLRCCFVCREYFRTADEYTSHFEKLHGEEFLIVAAVDRFQTSQKFNVLHQYNALDPVTIFTICNVYHTALIKKNKKRRV encoded by the exons atgcttttctttccaagcaagcaGCGTTTTAATC GGCAAAAGCATGAAATAGAATCGTACGTGGTACGAATTTATCGGCACAATCTAATCAAGGACGGAGGCATCATCAAACGGAAACTACACGAGAAACTTTTCGAAGAGATAAAACTGCGCCGCAACACTCGTGTCAAAATGGACGAGTTGGGCTGGGTGCTGATGAACCACGATTTGATAACACGTAATGAGCCAATCCAACAGCATGCCAATGGTAATCGACCAAATCATTTTAAATTCAACATGGAGCGGTTGCGAAACCTACTGGAGCAGCACGAACAAAACAATCACGCTG agttgacttccaaaaatcaaaacaaattcctgcgtatgctggatgcaattttacaaaacgacaAAGTTTTGAAGGAAATTAAAGAGATGGTAGTGGCGAATCGACTTCTATCGGAAATTCGTTATGTGACTGCGGTGGAACGTATGCTGAAACACAATTTGGACCCCTCTTTGCGCTGCTGCTTTGTATGCCGAGAGTATTTCCGCACTGCCGATGAGTATACcagtcatttcgaaaaattgcACGGTGAAGAATTTCTTATTGTTGCggcggtggatcgatttcagactAGTCAAAAATTCAACGTTCTACATCAATACAATGCCCTTGATCCGGTGACAATATTCACGATTTGCAACGTATACCACacagccctaataaaaaaaaacaagaaaagacgggtttaa
- the LOC129772907 gene encoding 60S ribosomal protein L15 has product MGAYRYVQELYRKKQSDVMRYLLRVRVWQYRQLTKFHRAPRPSRPDKARRLGYKAKQGFSIFRVRVRRGGRKRPVHKGCTYGKPKSQGVNQLKPYRCLQSVAEERVGRRVGGLRVLNSYWVAQDAAYKYYEVIMVDTAHKAIRRDAKANWICNAVHKHRELRGLTSAGKSSRGLGKGYRYAQTIGGSRRACWRRRNRQHMRRYR; this is encoded by the exons ATGGGAGCCTACCGTTACGTGCAGGAGCTGTACCGAAAGAAGCAGAGCGATGTGATGCGCTATCTGCTGCGTGTTCGCGTTTGGCAGTATCGCCAGCTAACCAAGTTCCATCGTGCCCCAAGGCCCTCTCGCCCCGACAAGGCTCGTCGCCTCGGATACAAGGCAAAGCAAGGCTTCTCGATCTTCCGTGTTCGTGTGCGCCGTGGTGGTCGCAAACGTCCAGTTCACAAGGGTTGCACCTATGGCAAACCAAAGAGCCAGGGTGTGAACCAGCTGAAACCGTACCGCTGTCTGCAGTCCGTGGCTGAG GAACGTGTCGGTCGTCGTGTTGGAGGTCTCCGTGTGTTGAACTCCTACTGGGTTGCTCAGGATGCCGCGTACAAGTACTACGAGGTGATTATGGTCGACACCGCCCACAAGGCTATCCGTCGTGACGCCAAGGCCAACTGGATCTGTAACGCGGTTCACAAGCACCGTGAACTGCGTGGTCTCACGTCGGCCGGCAAGAGCAGCCGTGGATTGGGCAAGGGTTACCGTTACGCTCAGACCATCGGAGGATCGCGCCGTGCCTGCTGGCGCCGACGCAATCGTCAACATATGCGCCGTTATCGTTAA